A part of Thermotoga petrophila RKU-1 genomic DNA contains:
- a CDS encoding Cgl0159 family (beta/alpha)8-fold protein produces the protein MDAVKILFPLGLEKSTQAEVVQVISKAVEECEHWDMPLVVEPVLQGENVSERNDLDLIESAVRIAVEIGVDILKIQFLGEERLSRIIHRLRVPVFVLGGPKSDDPKQVLKVVQESVRSGAKGVMFGKNVWQRENMEEVMAALKSIIHDDLSYEEVVQRLNL, from the coding sequence GTGGATGCTGTGAAGATTCTATTCCCATTGGGGTTAGAAAAGAGTACACAGGCCGAAGTTGTTCAAGTGATATCAAAGGCCGTTGAAGAATGTGAGCACTGGGACATGCCATTGGTGGTCGAACCGGTCTTGCAGGGGGAGAATGTTTCAGAGAGAAACGATCTTGATCTCATAGAATCTGCTGTGAGAATAGCTGTGGAGATAGGAGTGGATATTTTGAAGATTCAGTTCTTGGGAGAAGAACGTCTCTCTCGGATAATCCATAGACTTCGTGTTCCCGTTTTTGTGCTTGGAGGACCAAAGTCAGACGATCCAAAGCAGGTTCTGAAGGTAGTTCAGGAATCAGTGAGGTCAGGCGCAAAAGGAGTGATGTTTGGAAAAAACGTATGGCAGAGAGAAAACATGGAAGAAGTCATGGCAGCCCTGAAATCTATCATACACGATGATTTGAGTTATGAGGAAGTTGTTCAGAGGCTCAATTTGTAA
- the fsa gene encoding fructose-6-phosphate aldolase gives MKIFLDTANLEEIKKGVEWGIVDGVTTNPTLISKEGAEFKQRVKEICDLVKGPVSAEVVSLDYEGMVREARELAQLSEYVVIKIPMTPDGIRAVKTLSAEGIKTNVTLVFSPAQAILAAKAGATYVSPFIGRMDDLSNDGMRMLGEIVEIYDNYGFETEIIAASIRHPMHVVEAALMGVDIVTMPFAVLEKLFKHPMTDLGIERFMNDWKKYLENLKK, from the coding sequence ATGAAGATCTTTCTGGACACAGCAAACTTAGAAGAGATCAAAAAAGGTGTTGAATGGGGTATCGTGGATGGAGTAACGACGAATCCAACACTGATTTCAAAGGAAGGAGCAGAGTTCAAACAGAGAGTGAAAGAGATCTGCGATCTGGTGAAAGGTCCCGTTTCTGCGGAGGTTGTGTCTCTCGACTACGAAGGCATGGTGAGAGAGGCGAGAGAACTTGCCCAGCTCAGTGAATACGTGGTGATCAAGATACCCATGACACCCGATGGGATCAGAGCGGTGAAGACACTCTCTGCCGAAGGCATCAAGACGAACGTGACTCTGGTGTTCAGCCCAGCACAGGCCATCCTCGCCGCCAAAGCGGGCGCAACCTACGTGAGTCCCTTCATCGGAAGGATGGACGACCTCTCGAACGATGGGATGAGAATGCTCGGCGAAATAGTCGAGATCTACGACAACTACGGATTCGAGACGGAGATCATCGCCGCAAGCATCAGACATCCAATGCACGTGGTGGAGGCAGCCCTCATGGGTGTAGACATCGTGACGATGCCCTTTGCTGTGCTTGAAAAGCTCTTCAAACACCCGATGACAGATCTCGGTATAGAGCGTTTCATGAACGACTGGAAGAAGTACCTGGAGAACCTGAAGAAATAA
- a CDS encoding mannitol dehydrogenase, which yields MKVLLIEKPGVASVVEKEIPVPGEDQTLVKVLACGICGTDYKIFSGGTNANYPVVPGHEIVGVVERSGVFEKGQMVVIDPNRSCGKCDYCRKGMSQFCENLQATGVTEPGGFAEYVLVENSQVYPVRNVPAERAVFAEPLSCVLEGVKMVKHGFYDRILVVGAGSIGVIFGLIFKKIFPGAEIVLAEKDEKRAEYVVQNFGLKVDEPKGEYDLVVECSGTAEGFKTCFDHVGKGGTLLQFSVISKDKMVDISPFEIYRKEMKILGSYLNPFTMKEAVKIIESGEFPFEKLVTDRLDLEGVKDYLSSHSKALMKGIFSR from the coding sequence ATGAAAGTACTTTTGATAGAAAAACCCGGTGTTGCGAGTGTTGTGGAGAAAGAGATACCCGTTCCCGGTGAAGATCAGACCCTCGTGAAAGTACTCGCGTGCGGTATCTGTGGAACCGACTACAAGATATTCTCAGGAGGCACCAACGCCAACTATCCAGTTGTTCCAGGGCATGAGATCGTCGGCGTCGTTGAAAGATCGGGTGTTTTCGAAAAGGGGCAGATGGTTGTGATCGATCCCAACAGATCCTGTGGGAAGTGTGACTACTGTAGAAAAGGTATGTCTCAGTTCTGTGAAAACCTTCAGGCAACGGGCGTGACAGAACCAGGAGGATTTGCGGAATACGTGCTCGTGGAGAACTCACAGGTTTATCCTGTGAGAAATGTACCCGCAGAGAGAGCCGTTTTCGCAGAACCGCTTTCCTGTGTTCTCGAAGGAGTGAAGATGGTGAAACATGGATTCTACGACAGAATCCTCGTAGTCGGAGCAGGTAGTATAGGTGTGATTTTTGGTCTGATCTTCAAGAAAATTTTTCCGGGTGCAGAGATAGTCCTTGCAGAGAAGGACGAGAAACGCGCGGAATACGTTGTACAAAATTTTGGATTGAAAGTGGACGAACCGAAAGGTGAGTACGATCTTGTTGTCGAGTGCTCCGGAACGGCAGAGGGATTTAAAACGTGTTTCGATCACGTAGGAAAAGGTGGAACACTCCTTCAGTTCAGTGTCATCTCCAAAGACAAGATGGTTGATATCTCACCGTTCGAAATATATCGAAAGGAGATGAAAATACTCGGATCTTACCTGAATCCCTTCACAATGAAAGAAGCGGTGAAGATCATAGAATCTGGAGAGTTTCCCTTCGAAAAACTTGTCACCGATCGTCTGGATCTTGAAGGGGTGAAGGATTACCTATCGTCTCACAGCAAAGCGTTGATGAAGGGGATTTTTTCTCGGTAA
- a CDS encoding SDR family NAD(P)-dependent oxidoreductase translates to MNILEKLFSLKRRVAMVTGGGQGIGKALAQALAAVGAAVLIMDINEETARRTVEEIKEKGGEADFYVGDVTKEEDCFGAVKKALDRWGRLDIGVNNAGIGDWCEAENYPVERWKKVIDVNLVGVFLSAKAEFHAMKERKYGKIINIASMSGHIVNKPQKQTAYNASKAGVIHLTRSLAAEWAPYGIRVNSISPGYIRTPLIESPNVKDLVPLWLDMIPLGRLGEVDDLIGAAIFLASPASDYMTGHDLVIDGGYTVW, encoded by the coding sequence GTGAATATTCTTGAAAAGCTTTTCTCTTTGAAAAGAAGGGTTGCTATGGTGACAGGTGGGGGGCAAGGAATCGGGAAGGCCCTTGCTCAGGCGCTGGCAGCGGTGGGTGCAGCTGTTTTGATCATGGACATAAACGAAGAAACAGCTAGAAGAACGGTCGAAGAGATAAAAGAAAAAGGTGGTGAAGCAGATTTCTATGTTGGAGATGTAACGAAAGAAGAGGATTGTTTTGGAGCAGTCAAAAAGGCGCTGGACAGATGGGGAAGACTCGACATAGGAGTCAACAACGCGGGGATAGGGGACTGGTGCGAAGCTGAGAACTACCCTGTTGAACGATGGAAAAAGGTAATAGATGTGAATCTGGTTGGGGTGTTTCTTTCCGCAAAAGCGGAGTTCCACGCTATGAAGGAAAGAAAATACGGAAAGATCATAAACATCGCGTCCATGTCCGGACACATCGTGAACAAACCTCAGAAGCAGACAGCTTACAACGCTTCGAAAGCGGGTGTGATCCATCTCACCAGATCTCTGGCCGCCGAGTGGGCCCCGTACGGAATCAGGGTGAACAGCATAAGCCCCGGATACATCAGAACACCTCTCATAGAATCTCCAAACGTGAAAGATCTTGTTCCCCTCTGGCTCGACATGATCCCTCTTGGAAGACTGGGAGAGGTGGACGATCTGATAGGAGCTGCTATCTTCCTTGCAAGTCCCGCCTCAGATTACATGACAGGGCACGATCTTGTGATAGACGGAGGCTACACCGTCTGGTGA
- a CDS encoding L-fucose/L-arabinose isomerase family protein, giving the protein MKQKYRVGLISFSDGREYVHKELEGIVKKFEDEIAKTLEETGEVEVIRAKEIVWKPSIAKKEAKRLAEEGAEVTIFNYAVWAFPHFTVLASKFAPGPFLLFSNINPQYPGMVAMLSAAGALEQDGTKHYRMWGSIKDEKVLRKVMAFIRAGSTYKKLRGQRYGVFGGRSMGMYTAVPNVDLWNKIFGVDVEHIDQFEIVRRSQLIPDERARKGRLWIEEKAKAFHYDGKYLTPEKLELQIKSYHAVREIVEEMELDFVGIKGQLELTEHFVTMDVTEAFLNDPYDWEGEHEPIVCATEADSDGALTMQIFKLIAKTPVLFADVRHYVEEYDVLDLCNSGNHATYFAARSFDPDENMKKVEFYPQTFYFPAGGAAVKHIAAPGKVTLGRLTREDGRYRFTVVPGEFVDFGEEKNYEIADSIQNNWPHAFLKMETPIDEFLTKYSSNHIHGVYGDYVEEIKTFCEIAGIDFVLMK; this is encoded by the coding sequence ATGAAGCAAAAATACAGGGTGGGACTCATCAGTTTTTCCGATGGAAGAGAGTACGTGCACAAGGAACTTGAGGGAATTGTGAAAAAGTTCGAAGATGAGATAGCGAAAACTCTGGAAGAAACAGGAGAAGTGGAGGTAATCAGGGCAAAAGAAATCGTGTGGAAGCCCTCAATAGCGAAAAAAGAGGCAAAAAGACTTGCAGAAGAGGGAGCGGAAGTTACCATCTTCAACTACGCAGTTTGGGCGTTTCCTCATTTCACAGTCCTTGCGAGTAAATTTGCACCGGGACCGTTTTTGCTCTTTTCCAACATAAACCCGCAGTATCCTGGTATGGTTGCGATGCTTTCTGCGGCGGGGGCTCTGGAACAGGACGGAACGAAGCACTACAGGATGTGGGGCAGCATAAAAGACGAGAAAGTTCTCAGGAAAGTGATGGCATTCATCAGAGCGGGAAGCACATACAAAAAACTCAGGGGTCAGAGATACGGTGTGTTCGGTGGAAGATCGATGGGTATGTACACCGCCGTTCCTAACGTGGATCTGTGGAACAAGATTTTCGGTGTCGATGTGGAGCATATAGACCAGTTCGAAATCGTTCGAAGAAGCCAGCTGATACCGGACGAGCGCGCAAGGAAAGGAAGGCTCTGGATTGAAGAGAAAGCAAAAGCGTTTCACTACGATGGGAAGTACCTCACACCCGAAAAGCTTGAACTCCAGATAAAGAGCTACCACGCGGTGAGAGAGATCGTGGAGGAGATGGAGCTGGACTTTGTGGGAATAAAAGGCCAGCTTGAACTCACAGAACACTTCGTGACGATGGATGTGACAGAGGCGTTCCTGAATGATCCTTACGACTGGGAAGGAGAACACGAACCGATCGTGTGTGCAACAGAGGCAGATTCCGATGGAGCGCTCACGATGCAGATATTCAAGTTGATCGCAAAGACACCCGTGCTCTTTGCGGACGTGAGACACTACGTGGAGGAGTACGATGTACTGGATCTGTGCAACTCAGGAAACCACGCAACGTACTTTGCAGCCAGATCGTTCGATCCCGACGAGAACATGAAGAAAGTGGAGTTCTATCCACAGACGTTCTACTTCCCCGCAGGTGGTGCAGCGGTAAAACACATAGCAGCACCCGGAAAAGTGACACTTGGAAGACTCACGAGGGAAGATGGAAGGTACAGATTCACAGTCGTTCCTGGAGAGTTCGTGGACTTTGGGGAGGAGAAAAACTACGAGATAGCAGACAGCATACAGAACAACTGGCCGCACGCGTTTTTGAAGATGGAGACACCTATAGACGAATTCCTGACCAAATATTCCTCCAACCACATCCACGGCGTCTACGGAGACTACGTGGAGGAGATCAAAACCTTCTGTGAAATAGCCGGTATCGATTTTGTGCTTATGAAATGA
- the proB gene encoding glutamate 5-kinase has protein sequence MKVVVKVGSNLLVGSSGLRKSYIAELCREVARLKSQGHEISIITSGARAAGFTYLGKGKRTQDLHIKQALCAVGQVQLMKVYENAFDFYGIKIAQILLTRDTFSNRKRYLNLRNTLIGLSEFDVVPIVNENDTVATEEITLGDNDTLAAMFSIAWDADFLVLFTTVDGVIDENGNLVERFDESVKLKDMGKSSWGTGGIRSKIESALMASRCGVKATICSGNDVSNLTRFVKGEPVGTVFEPQGRLKAKKAWIAFLSEPAGKIYVNKGAEEALKSGNSLLPVGVTGVEGTFDVGDVVEIVNEEGELVGRGIVNYSSSDLEKIAGHKSSDLRKILGYEGNKVVVHIDNMWLA, from the coding sequence ATGAAAGTCGTTGTAAAGGTTGGAAGCAACCTGCTTGTGGGAAGTTCTGGCTTGAGAAAGTCTTACATCGCAGAACTCTGTCGCGAGGTTGCACGTTTGAAAAGTCAAGGGCACGAAATTTCCATCATCACATCTGGGGCCCGCGCTGCGGGCTTTACTTATCTTGGAAAAGGAAAGAGAACACAGGACCTTCACATAAAACAGGCTCTCTGCGCTGTGGGACAGGTCCAGCTCATGAAGGTGTACGAAAACGCCTTCGATTTCTATGGCATCAAAATCGCCCAGATCCTGCTCACAAGGGACACTTTTTCCAACAGAAAAAGGTACCTGAACCTCAGAAACACGCTGATCGGACTCTCGGAGTTCGACGTTGTTCCCATCGTGAACGAAAACGACACAGTTGCAACAGAAGAAATCACACTCGGTGACAACGACACGCTCGCTGCCATGTTCTCGATAGCCTGGGATGCGGACTTCCTTGTGCTTTTCACAACGGTGGATGGAGTCATCGATGAGAACGGAAACCTTGTCGAAAGATTTGACGAGTCGGTGAAACTGAAAGATATGGGAAAGAGCAGCTGGGGAACTGGTGGTATCAGATCCAAGATAGAATCTGCGTTGATGGCTTCAAGATGCGGTGTGAAAGCGACCATATGCAGCGGAAACGACGTTTCAAACCTCACAAGGTTTGTGAAGGGAGAACCTGTCGGTACTGTTTTTGAACCACAAGGACGCTTGAAAGCAAAAAAAGCCTGGATTGCCTTTCTCTCAGAACCTGCAGGAAAGATATACGTAAACAAAGGAGCTGAAGAGGCACTCAAAAGCGGTAATAGCCTTCTGCCTGTTGGTGTCACAGGTGTGGAAGGAACGTTCGATGTGGGAGATGTGGTGGAGATAGTGAACGAAGAAGGAGAACTCGTCGGTCGAGGAATCGTGAATTACTCGTCTTCGGATCTGGAGAAAATAGCGGGTCACAAATCTTCCGATTTGAGAAAGATCCTCGGATACGAAGGAAACAAGGTGGTCGTTCACATAGACAACATGTGGCTTGCATGA
- a CDS encoding FGGY-family carbohydrate kinase encodes MYCGIDVGTTNTKVLVFNDSFKVVFLKKFRTPVISSEEGDFLSSKKLFAEILGSLKSIPKEIKKKIEAIGVSSLGETVFPVSNDGEVLRGGMMWYNKNVLGEYREFLEKVPPIVIFKKTGLWPSWIYSVFKMKKFYKRSEELSQRVYKWLDVTSLIAFLLTGNVAMDRVHSSRTLLMNILTGEWDDELVEASGIPKEHLPEVVDSGVPRGKIREEISKEIGFPEEVIVTTAGQDHITASYAVGVHDETKLMDSSGTTEAMLWTVSRETLERYLKKVPKVFQAGFHCIPGKYYLLTGLPTGGFCIDWLLSKIFKEDYSIFRMFNYQKNTAFFFPYLRGTFDREEISGAFFNLKDTDDRDVIISAALESIAFEMKNCLNEFEKLGLKDYEVVATGGGSQLREWLKVKASVFGRVVKVFSVHESVALGAAMIAKIAKTGQENWEEFFKETSQNFEYEYFYPGESDYFQRKYLEYLKLRSKIYGF; translated from the coding sequence GTGTATTGCGGTATAGATGTGGGGACGACCAACACGAAAGTTCTGGTGTTCAATGATAGTTTCAAAGTAGTGTTTTTGAAAAAATTCAGAACACCGGTGATTTCCAGTGAAGAAGGCGATTTTCTGTCATCAAAGAAACTCTTTGCGGAGATTCTGGGTTCTCTCAAGTCGATTCCAAAGGAGATAAAAAAGAAGATAGAAGCCATTGGTGTTTCTTCCCTCGGAGAGACGGTGTTTCCAGTATCGAATGATGGAGAAGTACTTCGGGGCGGAATGATGTGGTACAACAAAAACGTTCTGGGAGAATACAGAGAGTTTTTGGAAAAAGTACCACCGATTGTGATATTCAAAAAAACAGGGTTATGGCCTTCGTGGATATACTCTGTGTTCAAAATGAAAAAGTTCTACAAAAGAAGTGAAGAATTGAGCCAAAGAGTTTACAAGTGGCTCGATGTGACAAGTTTGATAGCTTTTTTGTTGACAGGAAACGTTGCGATGGACAGGGTACACTCCTCAAGAACGTTGTTGATGAACATACTCACGGGAGAATGGGACGATGAATTAGTAGAGGCATCTGGCATTCCAAAAGAGCACCTTCCCGAAGTTGTAGATAGTGGAGTTCCACGAGGAAAGATAAGGGAGGAAATTTCCAAAGAGATCGGTTTTCCCGAAGAGGTGATTGTAACAACAGCTGGTCAGGACCATATAACGGCTTCCTATGCCGTTGGTGTTCACGATGAAACCAAGTTGATGGATTCCTCTGGCACGACGGAGGCTATGCTCTGGACAGTCAGCAGAGAAACTTTAGAGAGATACCTGAAGAAGGTTCCAAAGGTGTTCCAAGCCGGTTTCCACTGTATCCCTGGTAAGTACTATCTTCTCACAGGTCTTCCCACGGGTGGATTCTGTATAGACTGGCTTCTCAGCAAAATTTTCAAGGAAGATTATTCCATTTTCAGGATGTTTAATTATCAAAAAAATACAGCCTTTTTCTTCCCCTACCTTCGTGGTACATTCGACAGGGAAGAGATCAGTGGAGCGTTTTTCAACTTGAAAGACACGGATGATCGGGATGTTATCATCTCTGCTGCTCTTGAATCGATCGCTTTCGAGATGAAAAACTGTCTTAACGAATTCGAGAAGCTGGGATTGAAAGATTATGAGGTTGTGGCAACAGGTGGAGGGAGTCAGCTAAGAGAGTGGTTGAAGGTAAAAGCGAGTGTCTTTGGCAGAGTCGTGAAAGTCTTCTCTGTTCATGAAAGTGTCGCTCTTGGTGCTGCCATGATAGCTAAAATCGCAAAAACGGGCCAAGAGAATTGGGAAGAGTTTTTCAAAGAAACTTCTCAGAACTTTGAATATGAATATTTCTATCCGGGTGAGAGCGATTACTTCCAAAGGAAATACCTCGAGTATTTAAAGCTTAGAAGCAAAATCTATGGGTTCTAA
- a CDS encoding alpha-L-fucosidase, with product MNHRYKPTWESLREHTVPKWFDEAKFGIFIHWGIYSVPGWATPTGELGKVPMDVWFFQNPYAEWYENSLRIKESPTWKYHVKTYEEDFEYEKFADLFTAEKWDPHEWADLFKKAGAKYVIPTTKHHDGFCLWGTKYTDFNSVKRGPKRDLIGELAKAVREAGLRFGVYYSGGLDWRFTTEPIRYPEDLSYIRPNTYEYADYAYKQVMELVDLYLPDVLWNDMGWPDKGKEDLKYLFTYYYNKHSEGAVNDRWGLPHWDFKTAEYHVNYPGDLPGYKWEFTRGIGLSFGYNQNEGPEHMLSVEQLVYTLVDVVSKGGNLLLNVGPKGDGTISDLQKERLLGLGEWLRKYGDAIYGTSVWERCCAKTEDGTEIRFTRKCNRIFAIFLGIPTGEKIVIEDLNLSAGTVRHFLTGERLSFKNVGKNLEITVLKKLLETDSITLVLEAVEE from the coding sequence GTGAATCATCGTTACAAACCTACATGGGAATCTCTGAGGGAACACACAGTACCAAAATGGTTCGACGAAGCGAAGTTTGGGATCTTCATTCACTGGGGGATTTACTCTGTTCCGGGATGGGCGACGCCCACCGGAGAACTCGGCAAAGTACCGATGGATGTGTGGTTTTTTCAGAATCCGTACGCTGAGTGGTACGAAAATTCCCTCAGGATCAAGGAGAGTCCCACCTGGAAATACCACGTGAAGACCTATGAGGAAGATTTCGAGTACGAGAAGTTTGCAGATCTTTTCACCGCAGAGAAGTGGGATCCACACGAGTGGGCAGACCTCTTCAAAAAAGCAGGAGCGAAGTACGTGATACCGACAACGAAACACCACGATGGATTCTGTCTGTGGGGGACGAAATACACAGATTTCAACTCCGTGAAGAGAGGACCGAAGAGAGACCTCATAGGAGAGCTCGCAAAAGCTGTGAGAGAAGCCGGATTGAGATTTGGAGTGTACTACTCAGGAGGTCTGGACTGGCGCTTCACGACCGAGCCGATAAGGTATCCTGAGGATCTCTCCTACATCAGGCCGAACACCTACGAGTACGCGGATTACGCCTACAAACAGGTCATGGAACTTGTGGATCTGTACCTTCCCGACGTTCTCTGGAACGACATGGGCTGGCCGGATAAAGGAAAGGAAGACCTGAAGTATCTCTTCACTTACTACTACAACAAACATTCAGAGGGTGCTGTGAACGACAGGTGGGGACTGCCGCACTGGGATTTCAAAACGGCCGAATACCATGTGAACTATCCGGGGGATCTGCCGGGCTACAAATGGGAGTTCACAAGGGGAATAGGACTCTCCTTCGGATACAACCAGAACGAGGGACCGGAACACATGCTCTCTGTTGAACAGCTCGTCTACACACTCGTGGACGTTGTGAGCAAGGGAGGAAATCTCCTTTTGAACGTTGGCCCAAAGGGCGACGGAACGATTTCGGATCTGCAAAAAGAAAGACTCCTGGGCCTTGGTGAATGGCTGAGAAAGTACGGAGATGCCATCTACGGTACTTCTGTCTGGGAAAGGTGCTGTGCGAAGACTGAGGATGGAACAGAGATCAGGTTCACCAGAAAATGTAACAGAATCTTTGCCATCTTTCTTGGCATCCCGACCGGAGAAAAAATTGTAATTGAGGATCTCAATCTATCAGCAGGGACAGTGAGACATTTCCTGACGGGGGAGAGATTGAGCTTCAAAAATGTGGGGAAGAACCTGGAAATCACAGTACTCAAAAAGCTCCTTGAAACAGACAGTATAACGCTCGTGCTGGAGGCGGTGGAAGAATGA
- a CDS encoding glutamate-5-semialdehyde dehydrogenase, translating into MDELLEKAKKVREAWDVLRNATTREKNKAIKKIAEKLDEKRKEILEANKIDVEKARERGVKESLVDRLALNDKRIDEMIKACETVIGLKDPVGEVIDSWVREDGLRIARVRVPIGPIGIIYESRPNVTVETTILALKSGNTILLRGGSDALNSNKAIVLAIKEALRETEVPESSVEFIENTDRSLVLEMIRLREYLSLVIPRGGYGLISFVRDNATVPVLETGVGNCHIFVDESADLKKAVPVIINAKTQRPGTCNAAEKLLVHEKIAKEFLPVIVEELRKHGVEVRGCEKTREIVPDVVPATEEDWPTEYLDLIIAIKVVRDVDEAIEHIKKYSTGHSESILTENYSNAKKFVSEIDAAAVYVNASTRFTDGGQFGFGAEIGISTQRFHARGPVGLRELTTYKFVVLGNYHVRE; encoded by the coding sequence GTGGATGAACTCCTCGAGAAGGCGAAGAAAGTACGGGAAGCTTGGGATGTTCTGAGGAACGCAACAACGAGGGAAAAGAACAAGGCGATAAAGAAAATAGCCGAGAAACTCGACGAGAAGAGAAAAGAAATCCTCGAAGCGAACAAAATCGATGTGGAAAAGGCCCGCGAACGGGGTGTGAAGGAGTCCCTCGTTGATAGACTCGCTCTGAACGATAAAAGAATAGATGAGATGATAAAAGCGTGCGAAACGGTAATCGGATTGAAAGATCCGGTTGGAGAAGTGATCGATTCTTGGGTGAGGGAGGATGGACTCAGAATTGCAAGGGTAAGGGTTCCCATCGGTCCGATAGGGATCATTTACGAATCCAGACCGAACGTCACTGTGGAGACCACGATCTTGGCCCTGAAGAGCGGTAACACCATACTTCTCAGGGGCGGATCCGACGCTCTGAACTCGAACAAAGCGATAGTTTTGGCCATAAAGGAGGCGCTCAGAGAAACAGAGGTTCCGGAAAGTTCCGTCGAATTCATCGAAAACACTGACAGATCCCTCGTTCTTGAAATGATACGGCTCAGAGAATATCTCTCCCTCGTCATCCCACGTGGTGGATACGGCCTCATCAGCTTTGTGCGTGACAACGCGACCGTTCCGGTGCTCGAAACAGGTGTTGGAAACTGTCACATCTTCGTTGACGAGAGCGCCGATCTGAAGAAGGCTGTTCCGGTCATAATAAACGCGAAGACACAAAGGCCTGGTACCTGTAACGCTGCAGAGAAACTGCTCGTTCATGAGAAGATAGCGAAGGAGTTTCTTCCTGTGATCGTGGAGGAGCTGAGAAAACACGGCGTCGAAGTGAGAGGCTGTGAAAAGACCAGAGAAATCGTGCCGGACGTGGTACCGGCTACTGAAGAGGACTGGCCCACCGAGTATCTGGATCTCATCATCGCCATCAAAGTGGTCAGAGATGTGGATGAGGCAATTGAGCATATAAAGAAATATTCCACAGGACATTCCGAATCGATTCTGACTGAAAACTATTCGAACGCTAAAAAGTTCGTTTCAGAAATCGATGCCGCAGCCGTTTACGTGAACGCTTCGACCAGGTTCACAGACGGTGGACAGTTCGGATTCGGTGCCGAGATCGGAATCAGCACTCAGAGATTCCACGCAAGAGGTCCTGTGGGACTCAGAGAGCTCACCACGTACAAATTCGTCGTTCTTGGAAATTATCATGTGAGGGAATGA
- a CDS encoding carbohydrate kinase family protein encodes MNVLCTGEILIDFISEDKGKNLSQSELFRKKAGGSPLNVAVALKRLGREVSFLGKLGGDQFSEFLLEVMKKEGIDTTHIIFDSSCKTTLAFVARDAQGNPDFVFFREKPADTNLRPEEVNINPAQFSFLHIGSYSLAIEPSRSAYLKAMEAFLKEGKPVSYDPNVRPSLIEDRNTFVKDFLEISSKVDIVKLSDKDLEYIFQEDLETAVDKIPIKENGLLFVTMGERGCLVKFKGEKRMVPSFKVKPVDATGCGDSFTAAVIHKYLEKTPETIEDAVEIGKFANAVAAIVITRVGGVDAMPVLDEVEMFLSNQER; translated from the coding sequence GTGAATGTTCTCTGCACCGGTGAAATCCTCATTGATTTCATCTCAGAGGACAAAGGAAAGAACCTTTCACAGAGTGAGCTCTTCAGAAAAAAAGCGGGAGGTTCTCCTCTGAACGTCGCCGTTGCTCTCAAAAGACTGGGAAGAGAAGTTTCCTTTCTCGGAAAACTTGGAGGAGACCAGTTCTCCGAGTTCCTACTTGAGGTGATGAAAAAAGAAGGCATAGACACAACACACATCATCTTCGATTCTTCTTGTAAGACTACCCTCGCTTTTGTGGCAAGAGACGCTCAGGGAAATCCGGATTTCGTCTTCTTCAGAGAAAAACCAGCCGATACGAATCTGAGACCGGAAGAAGTGAACATCAACCCCGCACAATTTTCTTTCCTTCACATCGGCTCGTACTCCCTCGCTATTGAACCATCAAGAAGTGCTTATCTGAAAGCGATGGAAGCGTTTTTGAAGGAAGGGAAGCCCGTCTCTTACGATCCGAACGTGAGACCCTCACTGATAGAAGACAGAAACACCTTCGTGAAGGACTTTCTCGAGATCTCTTCGAAGGTAGATATCGTAAAACTCAGCGACAAGGATCTGGAATACATCTTCCAGGAAGATTTAGAAACGGCCGTTGACAAAATTCCGATCAAGGAAAACGGCCTGCTTTTTGTGACCATGGGAGAAAGGGGATGTCTTGTGAAGTTCAAAGGAGAAAAACGTATGGTTCCTTCTTTCAAAGTAAAACCTGTGGATGCCACGGGGTGCGGAGACTCGTTCACAGCCGCTGTGATACACAAGTATCTGGAGAAAACACCTGAAACGATCGAAGACGCTGTCGAGATAGGAAAGTTCGCCAACGCCGTCGCCGCTATCGTTATCACAAGAGTAGGCGGTGTAGATGCTATGCCGGTGTTAGATGAAGTTGAAATGTTTCTATCAAATCAGGAACGTTGA